TTTGTAAAAATGTAATATTTCAAAAATTTGGAGAAGAAAGATGGAACGTATTAGCAAAGAAAATCTGAATTTAATAATCTATAACAAGTAAATTTTTTAGGATGGCTTTTTACCCCGAAGGGGTTGAATATACTATTGAAATTTAACATGTGTAATAATAAATGGAGAAGGAAGATGGAAGTTGCAATTGAAAGAAACATCAAAGATTCAATAGATTATTTGGTCGAAACTGCCAAATATTTCAACGAACTCATGATACCAGAGATTTTATTTAAACAACTTAATTTGCTTACTAAAAATGAAATTAATGGCTTACTAGACAAGGATTATAAGCAAAGCAAAACACGAGTATATCCGGTTAATTTGTTACGAAGAATTGTGCTAGTTAAACTTAACCAAGGAACAGAAATTACAAATAATGATATTGAAGAAATTAAGAAAGCCATTATTGAAAAAAATCTTGCTTTTATACAAACGTATGTTCCAATTATTGATAATAGTATGCTTAAGAACTCTAATATCAATGACAAATCTTTTATAGTTTGGAGTATGCCCTTTAGACTGCTTTATACAATTTTTTACTTCAAAAACAAGCGTGAAATCCAGCTTAAAGTACAAAAATGTCTAAATGAAATATCCGATTACACAATAAACTATATTTCAACTAACTTCAATATTAAATTTAGTTCTCATTCTATTGATTTTAATGGCTTCCAGGCTCAAGGTAGAGATATTGCTTCCTTGTTATTTACTCCTTCAATATTTACTAATCATAAGAAATGTGCCCAGCTTCTTTTTGATTTTAAGTCTGACGGGCTAATTGCTGAAATCGGCAGAGGAGAGGATTTAAGAGTGAAAATTGATGATATAATGTCAAATAAAGGATATAGTGCCACTTCTATCGAAATACATGACGTAAACGAACTTGAAAATACCATAAACCAAATAGTGCCTATTGTAGAAGACATCAACATTATATTGAGTGAAAATGATAGCCCCATACTAAATATGCTTAGTATATATAAAGATCACATAAAAAAAGTTGGATTAAACGATGAACACTACAAATGGAAATTACTCGGTCTTCATCAAGGTAAGCCAAATCTTAATGCCACGAACTTTGAACAAGAATTTCTAGAAGTTGATTATTCTAATCTACTTTACCAATATGCATTAAATGTAGCAAAGCATTTAGTTAAAACAAAACCAATAGAGTATAAAAGTTGTTTAAGTGAATTATTTGATGAGACTAAACCTCTTAATGATAGAATTAGGTCTTTTATTGACACTGCTGATGAATTATACAAATCTGTAAAAGCTGTAGAAAGGCATTCTCATCAACATGATGAAAGGACTGCTGCCACTTTTTTAACATATCACAATCCAACCAAATACACCTTTTATAAATCATCTTTTTATGAGGCTTATTGCGAATATATAAAAGTCAACACAAAAAAAACGGGGCAAAAGTATAATCATTATTTGGGGTTGATGAATGAATTAGTTGATAATTATATCAAACATGACCAAGAGCTCATCGGTTTGATCCAAAGCCAATTAGATACTGACGATTTTCATGATGATAATTTATTACTTTTAGCACAAGATATTTTGTATCAATGTTTCGATAAAAAATTAATACATACCCGCAACTATTGGATTTTCCAAGCTAATCCTGATATTTTTGACGTATTTTCAGCATTAAAGGAAAACAAGGTCAATAGCTGGTTAATAAATCAAAACAAAGGAAATATTAGGAGTGGCGATAAAGTAATTTTATGGGTGACAGGTGAAAAAAGTGGATGTTATGCACTTGCTGAAATAAGCGACAACCCAAAAGAAGTCGGTTTGGAAACTGATGATCATTTTTGGAAAACAACAAAACCAAGCGGATTAAGAGCTCCAATTACAATAACGCATAATTATATTGACAATCCAATATTAAAAAGTGAAATAATGAACATTGAAGAATTAAAGAATCTGAAAGCTGGTAAACAAGGCACAAATTTGAAGGCAACCAAAGAAGAGTTTGAATTCTTACTCAAATTAAGACCCAGCAATTCCAAAAATTTCGCCAAAAACCTAATCCTCTATGGACCTCCCGGCACGGGGAAAACGTTTAATAGCAAAATCAAAGCTCAAGAAATTGATGGTACGTCGAGCAACTCTTTCATCACATTTCACCAATCATTCTCATACGAACAATTTGTTGAAGGGATTTCGGTTTGCACAGATAAAGGGAACAAAGAAATTGTCATTTATGACGTTAAAGGTGGAATCTTTAAGAAAGTGTGTGTAGAAGCAATTGGATTTGATGATTTTGAAAACTTCTTACAAGAATATGACGATAAGGAAAAGAGGAAGGAATATTTAAGCAAACGTGAGCCCGTCGTCCTCATCATTGATGAAATTAATCGCGGGAATATCTCCAAAATATTTGGCGAATTGATAACGCTGCTCGAAGAAGATAAGCGATTGGGCGAGGATAACGAGATAATCGTGACGCTGCCGTATTCCGGCGAGCAGTTTGGTGTGCCACCCAATTTGTATATCATCGGCACAATGAATACAGCCGACCGCTCACTCGTCCAACTCGATACAGCACTTCGCCGCCGCTTCGATTTCGAGGAGATGATGCCGAAGTATCATCATACAGACGAAATCATAATAATCAATGAAAAGACCGCTATTGATGAATTAAAATGGCCAAATTCAGGGATAATTGGAGATAAAGATTTATCAATTTTCCTCTACAAACTTAACGAAAAAATCTGTAAAGAATACGACCGCGAACATCAAATCGGGCATTCATTTTTGATGAAAGTGAATACTTTTGAAGAGCTTCGCCGTGCTTGGGAAAACAGGATTATGCCTCTCTTGCAGGAATATTTCTATGCCGATTATGGCAATCTTGCAAAAGTGATAGGCGAGTCTGAGTATCTTGCAAAACCTGCGAAAGATAATGAAAAATGGAAACTGAAAATGAAAGCAAGTGAAGGCAAATTTGAAAATGAATTTGCTAAAGTTTATGAGTTTGCTGTGTATGGAAAAAACGCAAATCAAAAGACTAACGGAGCGGAAGAGCAAGATGAAGAAATTGAAGCATAAAAACAGTTTTAAAATAGCAGTGCTAAACATATGAACACGATTAACATAGTAGAATACGATAGACAACCAGTAGATAAAGAACAGTGGGATACACTACTTGATTTTCAAGATAAGTTCCCTAAAAATCTGCCATTCACTTTGCACCCAACAAAAGCAGATATTAAAAATTGCATAAAGGCAAAAAACTTTGTTGGCACTCTTCAACACAAAGACCTGAAAATCAATGTATTCCCGAAACTATATACAGGAGCTAAATTAGAGGGCAATAAGAAACAAGCCATTAAAAACTTTATGTTCATGCTTGAGTATGGCTATAATTTCGCTAAACTCAAGGATTTTGAATCATCCATCGAAAAAGAGAAAATGGATAATTTCTTCGAGGTATTGATTTATCTTTTTGCGAAGAAATTGATTGAGCAGTTGAAAATGAACCCGAACCGCTCCTACATAACAGTCGAAGACGAGAGCAATTTCCTCAAAGGCTCATGGCGACTGAGCGAGCAACTCTCCAAATCGCCGCATCTGAAGCATAAATTCCACGTTTCCTACGACGAATTCACCGACAATAACGAGTTGAACCGGATTTTGAAATTTGTCTCGCGGATGCTGCTTTTTGCGACAAGCAATTCCGGCAATAAGCTGCTGCTGCACCATATCTTGCTGATTTATGCTGAAATTGACGACATCTTGAAACCTGACTCAATTGAATTGGATAAAGTGAAATTCACCAGAATCAATCAGGAATATAAGCCGATTTTCGAGCTTGCACGGCTGTTTCTGAACAAACTTTCTACGCATACGCTGGATTCGAAAATCTCCACTTTCACTTTTATGTTTGATATGAATTTTCTTTTCGAGCAATTTATAGCAGGGTTTATCAGAAAACATGAACTTCATCCGCCAGGATATGAAATGGAAACTCAAAAGTGCAGTGAATCTTTATTGACGGAAAAATTAAATGAGAAAATTGTCAAACATTTCAGTTTAAGACCTGATATTTTTTTTAAAGCCAAAGATAAAAAGAATCATTTTATATTAGACACAAAATACAAACAGTTGGACGAGAAAGTGAAAAGCCTCGGTGTCTCGCAAAGCGATGCATACCAGATGTATGCATATTCTCAGAGATACGATTGCAAGCGAGTAATCTTGCTATATCCGAAACATCTTAATAAAGAAGCAGGAAGCAAAAACTTTACTTTTTTTAACTCCGATCACAGATTGGATATCCGTACTGTGAATATATGTAGGGATTTGAAGGAACAGCAAGGTGCTCTGGAAAAAGACATTAGGGAGATTTTGATTAACAAAATAGGAGAAAAGTAAATGGCAGGAACATATACTCAGATTTACATTCAAATTGTAATCGTTGTCAAAGGTAGAGATAATTTGATTAGAAATGAGAACAAAGACGAGCTTTATAAGTATATCAGCGGAATTGTTCATAACAAAGGGCATAAGATGCTCTGTATAAACGGCGTTGCGAATCATATACACTTTCTAATTGGTTTTAAGCCCGTAGAACAACTTTCCGAATTAGTCAAGGAGATAAAACGTTGCTCATCATTGTTTATTAACGAAAGGAAATGGGTAAAAGGAAAATTTGAATGGCAATCCGGATATGGTGCATTTTCTTACTCTCATTCCCAAATTAGTAAAGTTGCGCTATATATTGAGAATCAAGAGGAGCATCATAGAAGAAAGACTTTTAAGGAAGAATATATCGAGCTCTTAAACAAGTTTAATGTTGCGTATGATGAAAGATATATTTTTGAAGATGTGGGCTTGCTATAGATATATAACCACTTCGTGGTAATATAAATAATAATGCGATGTGAATGTTATAGATATGTAACCGCTTCGCGGTAAAAGTCAGATTGAGAAGTGCTTGTTATAGATATGTAACCACTTCGTGGTTAAAGTCAGATTGAGAAGTGCTTGTTATAGATATGTAACCACTTCGTGGTTAAAGTCAGATTGAGAAGTGCTTGTTATAGATATATAACCACTTCGTGGTAAAAACAAATGTAAAAAAGCAACGATGTGTTATAGATATCTAACCACTTCGTGGTAAAAATACAACTTGATGTCTTTACCCCGAAGGGGTTAAATATCTATAACAGTGGATTTTGTACTTTGGTCTCTATACCCCGAAGGGGTTGAATATCTATAACTATGCTACAAACGAGTTTGATTTTTACCCCGAAGGGGTTATATACAAATTTTATTCCATTTTTCTTAATCATACTTCATCACAAAAACACACAAATCATAGTCCAGACATTAGCTCAACCGTCCCAGTATTTTTCTAAATAGTTTTAGTAATCGGCGGGGTAAAGCTTTAATAAATGTAGAGGGTGAACCCAGATTTAGACGAAAATTGATGGATTTAACTTGCTTGAGAATATAATCCGCACTCATATTTTCATTCAGCAATATAAAATCGTTACCGGACTTTGGCATAACTTTTAAAGCTAATAATTTGTCCCAATCAAAAGTGTCTAAATCTATCAATCCCTTGGAAACGGCAATATTCCAGAGCTCGGTTGCAGGCAGAGGTGTAGCGATTCCGATGCCGCAAGTATTATTTTTGTGGCTCTTCTGAATCCATCTAATCATATCTTTTGATTGCTGCAATTCTTCCTTTGTCTCGCTTGGGGCGCCGGCAATAAATGACCCCATAACACTGATTCCTGCCGCGTTTAGAATTGTTATCGCTTTCTTGTTTATCTCAGTTGAAGATTTGCCGGTTTTTAAGTATTGTGCAACTCTGTCAGAACCGGACTCAATCCCGAATTCTACTTTATAAACTCCCAGTTTTTTGAACAATTGTGCCCATTCTTCATCAATTTGCAGTGTTCTACCTGCCACATAATAGACTATTTTGCCCAATAAGCCTTTGTGACCCAACATATCAATAATTCCTGAAACCCGCTTCTTGCTTCCTGTGAAAAGGTCGTCTTCAATCAGTATCGCGTTAATGCCGAATTTTTTGTGAATGTAATCAATCTCTTCGGCGATATATTCCGGAGAATTCATTCGGTATTTTTCCCACATTGCTGATGGCTGACAAAAAATACAGTTGTAAGGACAACCACGAGAAGTAGATAATTGTGCATGTCGCAAACCGGTTCTGCCAAACCAGCCGGGATGGTCAGCAGTTATAATCCGCTCCAAGTCATTAATATTTTCTCTGTCGGGAATTGGGATTTCGTCCAAATTACGAATCAATGGTCGTGCGTTGTTGATGATTACACTGCCATTTTCCCGATACGCAATCCCATCAATAGATTTGAAAGATAAATCGGAGATGTCCGAGAAATTTTCCACTATCTCGAGAAAGCTTTGTTCGCCTTCGCCGATTACAGCCAAATCGAAATCGCCCTGCAATGACTCAGGCATTACAGATATATGGCAACCGCCGAATACAAGCAAGCTTTGGGGAAATTTTTGTTTTAGCAATTTGCTGATTTGGACGCTTTTTTTGAAATAATGAGTAAATGATGTTAATCCAATTATATCAGGGGCAAAACTTTCCAAATATGACAGTTCATCTTCATCATAATTGAAAATTTTGATAACAACATCTTTCTTGGAGTACTTTTTGACATAAGAGCTTAATGAGCATAATCCGGTGGGATAATAATTAACAGTCCTCTTTGACTCAGGATTTATCAGGGCTATTTTTGTTGTTGCCATTTTTTTGTTACATTTAATTCAAAATCATATATGCAAAATAATATAATTTTCATAATTTAAGCAAGATGAAGAGGAATTTTGTAGGACTGCAACAGCGTTCTGTGCAAAACATAGCCCATGAATTTATTCGTGGGAAAAGAATTTTTATGACGAGACACCCACCCCGTCTGCTGGCGCATCCACCCCTCAGGAGGGGAATTAAAGATATTTCCGTCTTTGTATGTCCCGTCAGTTGTTATAATTGACGGATAGGGATGAACCTGAATTATAGTCGTCAGTTGTAATTATTGATGATACACTAACTTTAGAACAACTGACGGCACGGGAAGATGCCAACTCAAAGCATGGCTATTTGGTATAGTAGAGGCTTATAATGTGGTTTAGGGATTTTTTTATTCGCTGCTTGTGCGGTTTCAAGCCATAATTCTTTAGCTTCCAACACCTCATGAAGTGCTGCTTCAGGTGTATCTCCAAATGCAGAGCAATAAGCTAAGTCCGGTATGTCCGCTATGTAACCACCGTCTTCTTCGCTATAAAATATATTTATATGATAATCTTTCATAATTTACTTATAAGTTAACGAATTTCTTTCGATAATAGTTAAAACTTGTTTTACTTGGTAAGATTTAACTTCTCCATTCACGTTTTGTATGTTGACGATCTCATTTATTCCTACATGCTTGAAAATGTGATGGCTGCCCTTAGTTCTGTCTAACTCAAATCCAAATGCTTCGAGCAGATATAACATCTCGCCAAATTTGACGTTATGGGTGCCTGCAATCAATTTCTTTAGAATTTTCTCAACTTTCATTCTACAAAATTATAAAAATCTTCATAAAATTAAGTACATTCTTTCAACTTTGCAAAAAAATTCTTCCATCCTTTTGAGATAATTTACGCATTCATGTGTATATTATATATATGGTTTTGTTAATTTTAGAAAAATGTTGAAATGAAAGCACTAATTCCAATTTTATTAATGTTTGTAGCTCTTGAAGGGTATTCTCAAAACGTATGGGAAATGACTTTCATTATTGAGTCTAATCCAATAGCAATGGAATGTCCTGATAATAAAAATGTATTCATCATTTCTACTATTGGTAGATTTTGTAATTTCTATAGATCAGATGATAATGGTAGCTCATGGGAGTTTGCTAATAACATAGACCACGATACAGCTGAAGATATGAGTTGTCCTGACAGTGTGAATATTTTTATAACGTTTTTCGATGGTACAATTTATAAATCAAACGATAAAGGTGAAAATTTCGAATCATTGAAACTTGACGGTATTAATTATATTCGCAACATAGCTATGTTCAATAAAAATATTGGTGTAGCTTCAGGTGGATATTATGTCACATCTGACGGATGGAATAGTTACTATAACTTCTATGAGCAATTATTCAGTGAGAATGAGAATATGAGTTATACTCTTTTATATCCAACATTTAAAAATGACTCTATATTATTTTCGATAGCAAGAATTTTTGATAAATCAAATCCAAGTATTTCAGGTTTTACAAATCACTCATTATTAAAATTAAATATAAAAACTTTTGAATACGAGCTTCTTTATATCGGACATTTATCAGGAATAAGAGACTTTTATATTGTAGATGACAATACAATGTTTGTATGTGGTTCAAGTAACACGATAAGCGGTGGCACAGGACACGATGCAATATATAAAAGTACTGATGGTGGAATAACTTGGAGAAGGATGTTAGATTTGTATTCACTTAGAAATAAATTTTACGACCATGATATTCAACCTTTTGGACTACAGAGCATTGCATTCAAAGATAGTTTAACAGGTATTACAGTCGGTCAGTTTGGAAAGATTGTTTATACTCACGATGGAGGTGAATCATGGACTTATGAAAGCAAACTGCACGATTCAATAAGAAAGACAACCCCGCCTACAATGCTCGTAAGATATTCTGATACAATTCCTGTAGTTGCAACCTTTACAAGGCATATTTACAGAATGATAGAAGATAACCTCGCTCCGAGTGTCGAACATAAGTACAGTATAAGCGGACGCGTTTGGGAAGGCGACAAAGGGCAAGCAGGGGTAGCGATCCAATTAGACACTTTCCGTGTCACAATGACGGACAAAGACGGCTATTACAGATTCGGCAACCTAAAAGAGGGATCTTATCAAGTCAGAGCATTGAACAAGTATTATGATGGTGACAACCCAACCTACTACTACAAACCATTTGACTATACACCACTTGAATACAACATAGAACTCACAAGTGACACGACCGGATTTGATTTCAATGCCGAAGATATAAGGTCAAACTATACATTAATGGGCATTATCAAAGATAATAAAGGTGATATTCTTGCAAATATGGATGTTCAGATTGGCGAAAACACGGTGAAAACCGACTCTACAGGGAACTATGTTTACTATAAAGCGGAATCCAAAGAATATTTTATCACCCCAATAGACGAAGCCTATACTTTTGCTCCAATATATTACGACACTCTAATAACATCGCACAGCTTCACTTTAGATTTCACCGCCACCCCTGCCACCAGCGTTTGGGAAAGTGCAAATAGCTCAAGCTTAATTCTGCATCCCAATCCGGCAAGCGAATATATCGAAATTAATGCTGCTATCAAGAGGCTGTCTCACAAGAGCAGCCTCTTCGACTTCAATAAAAAGAAAAAATGAGAT
The Candidatus Kapaibacterium sp. genome window above contains:
- a CDS encoding McrC family protein, giving the protein MNTINIVEYDRQPVDKEQWDTLLDFQDKFPKNLPFTLHPTKADIKNCIKAKNFVGTLQHKDLKINVFPKLYTGAKLEGNKKQAIKNFMFMLEYGYNFAKLKDFESSIEKEKMDNFFEVLIYLFAKKLIEQLKMNPNRSYITVEDESNFLKGSWRLSEQLSKSPHLKHKFHVSYDEFTDNNELNRILKFVSRMLLFATSNSGNKLLLHHILLIYAEIDDILKPDSIELDKVKFTRINQEYKPIFELARLFLNKLSTHTLDSKISTFTFMFDMNFLFEQFIAGFIRKHELHPPGYEMETQKCSESLLTEKLNEKIVKHFSLRPDIFFKAKDKKNHFILDTKYKQLDEKVKSLGVSQSDAYQMYAYSQRYDCKRVILLYPKHLNKEAGSKNFTFFNSDHRLDIRTVNICRDLKEQQGALEKDIREILINKIGEK
- the tnpA gene encoding IS200/IS605 family transposase encodes the protein MAGTYTQIYIQIVIVVKGRDNLIRNENKDELYKYISGIVHNKGHKMLCINGVANHIHFLIGFKPVEQLSELVKEIKRCSSLFINERKWVKGKFEWQSGYGAFSYSHSQISKVALYIENQEEHHRRKTFKEEYIELLNKFNVAYDERYIFEDVGLL
- a CDS encoding EVE domain-containing protein — encoded protein: MEVAIERNIKDSIDYLVETAKYFNELMIPEILFKQLNLLTKNEINGLLDKDYKQSKTRVYPVNLLRRIVLVKLNQGTEITNNDIEEIKKAIIEKNLAFIQTYVPIIDNSMLKNSNINDKSFIVWSMPFRLLYTIFYFKNKREIQLKVQKCLNEISDYTINYISTNFNIKFSSHSIDFNGFQAQGRDIASLLFTPSIFTNHKKCAQLLFDFKSDGLIAEIGRGEDLRVKIDDIMSNKGYSATSIEIHDVNELENTINQIVPIVEDINIILSENDSPILNMLSIYKDHIKKVGLNDEHYKWKLLGLHQGKPNLNATNFEQEFLEVDYSNLLYQYALNVAKHLVKTKPIEYKSCLSELFDETKPLNDRIRSFIDTADELYKSVKAVERHSHQHDERTAATFLTYHNPTKYTFYKSSFYEAYCEYIKVNTKKTGQKYNHYLGLMNELVDNYIKHDQELIGLIQSQLDTDDFHDDNLLLLAQDILYQCFDKKLIHTRNYWIFQANPDIFDVFSALKENKVNSWLINQNKGNIRSGDKVILWVTGEKSGCYALAEISDNPKEVGLETDDHFWKTTKPSGLRAPITITHNYIDNPILKSEIMNIEELKNLKAGKQGTNLKATKEEFEFLLKLRPSNSKNFAKNLILYGPPGTGKTFNSKIKAQEIDGTSSNSFITFHQSFSYEQFVEGISVCTDKGNKEIVIYDVKGGIFKKVCVEAIGFDDFENFLQEYDDKEKRKEYLSKREPVVLIIDEINRGNISKIFGELITLLEEDKRLGEDNEIIVTLPYSGEQFGVPPNLYIIGTMNTADRSLVQLDTALRRRFDFEEMMPKYHHTDEIIIINEKTAIDELKWPNSGIIGDKDLSIFLYKLNEKICKEYDREHQIGHSFLMKVNTFEELRRAWENRIMPLLQEYFYADYGNLAKVIGESEYLAKPAKDNEKWKLKMKASEGKFENEFAKVYEFAVYGKNANQKTNGAEEQDEEIEA
- a CDS encoding type II toxin-antitoxin system HicA family toxin: MKVEKILKKLIAGTHNVKFGEMLYLLEAFGFELDRTKGSHHIFKHVGINEIVNIQNVNGEVKSYQVKQVLTIIERNSLTYK
- a CDS encoding B12-binding domain-containing radical SAM protein, whose protein sequence is MATTKIALINPESKRTVNYYPTGLCSLSSYVKKYSKKDVVIKIFNYDEDELSYLESFAPDIIGLTSFTHYFKKSVQISKLLKQKFPQSLLVFGGCHISVMPESLQGDFDLAVIGEGEQSFLEIVENFSDISDLSFKSIDGIAYRENGSVIINNARPLIRNLDEIPIPDRENINDLERIITADHPGWFGRTGLRHAQLSTSRGCPYNCIFCQPSAMWEKYRMNSPEYIAEEIDYIHKKFGINAILIEDDLFTGSKKRVSGIIDMLGHKGLLGKIVYYVAGRTLQIDEEWAQLFKKLGVYKVEFGIESGSDRVAQYLKTGKSSTEINKKAITILNAAGISVMGSFIAGAPSETKEELQQSKDMIRWIQKSHKNNTCGIGIATPLPATELWNIAVSKGLIDLDTFDWDKLLALKVMPKSGNDFILLNENMSADYILKQVKSINFRLNLGSPSTFIKALPRRLLKLFRKILGRLS
- a CDS encoding type II toxin-antitoxin system HicB family antitoxin, whose amino-acid sequence is MKDYHINIFYSEEDGGYIADIPDLAYCSAFGDTPEAALHEVLEAKELWLETAQAANKKIPKPHYKPLLYQIAML